A window of Gallaecimonas kandeliae genomic DNA:
TGGAGATCGAGAGTTCCGGCATGGCCGCGAAGGCCAGCGAAGACAGCAGGGACAGGCAAGAGGCCAGGAATATGGTGCGCACGGACATCGGCAGCTCCCATTGGAATGGTGGCGCCAATTGTATCTCAGTCGCAAATGCAATCAAGTCTCAATTAGAGATCTGTGATGCACCAGGCAATGCCCCCGCTGTCAGCCTCCCTTGACAGGGGGCCCTGTCTCAATGCTGGGTCTTGCCCTGCTGCTCGGCCTGCTTGATGATCTGCCGGAACAGTTCCAACAGCTTCTGCTTGCGCTGTTCCCGCTGCGCCTTCATGTAGGCCGACTCGGGCGGCACCTGGATACCCGGCAGCAGTTCCTGGACCACCTGGTCACCAGATCCGGACCAGGGGTTGGTGGTGCGGCTGTCGTAGCTGGTCCTGAACTTGATGAACTTGTCCTTGGCCATGAACAGGTAGATGTCGGAGTAGTAGAGGACGCCTTTCTTGGAGGTCAGGGTCAGCGCCGCCTTGCGGCCCAGCAGGGCCCCAACCTTGAAGTCACTGCGCTTCTCCGGGGTGCGGGACTGGTAAAGGCCGTAACTGACGGCGCCGTCGATGTCCTTGACGGCGTTGTCCATTTCCCCTTCCAAGGCCTCGCTGCTGTTAGCCCAGCTGATGCGGTTGATGGGGTAGACATAGAGGCTGATGTTGTCCTCGGGGAAGTCCTTGTTGGCGTAGCGCAGCATCACCCCCAGTTCGGGCTGGTCGAAGACCTTCTTCTCGGTGAGCACGAAATCCTCGGTGGACTGGGGGGCCTTGAGGTCGTGGTCATAGTCGCTGGCACCAAGGGGCCGCTTGGGGGTGCCGGCGCAGGCGGCCAGCAGCAGGGACAGCAGGGCGATGGCGAGGGTCTTGTTCATGGCTCGTCCTTGTTATCGGTGTCCAGGTTGGCGGGGTTATGGAGGGCATTTAACACATGGTCTTCCCAGCGGCCGTTGATGCAGAGGTAACGGCGCGCCAGCCCTTCCCGCTCGAAACCGAGGCTTGCCAGCAGCGCCGCCGAGCGGCTGTTGCGGGGCAGGTGGTTGGCCATCACCCTGTTGAGTTTCAGCTCCTCGAAGGCGTGGCGGATGGCGTGCCTGGCCAGCATCTTCATACGCCCTGTTCCCTGGCGCTTTTGCGCGACCGAAAAACCCATATAGCAGGCCTGGAAAGGGCCCCGCACTATGTTGGTGAGGTTGCAGACCGCCACCAACTCCTTCGGCTCGCCGTCCAAGGCCAGGAAGTAGGCCGCCCTGCCCTCGCGCTGATCCTGCTCCCATTCCGCCAGCCGCGCAGCCCAGCTTTCCAGGCTGTGGTAGCCCGGTTCGCGCAGCGGCTCCCAGGGCTTGAGGTGCTCGGCGTTGTCGGCGTAATAGCGGGCCAGGCAGGGGGCGTCTTCTCTTGAGGCCAGTTTAATCAGCATAGAGGCCTAGCTGGCAAAAAGGCCGGACACCAGGACCGATGAACCAGAAAGCGTCACCAAGTAGACAACGGACAGGATCAACGCCTTGCCCCATTGCCATTGGAAAAAGTGCTTGGACAGCAGGAAGACCAGCAAGACTGACAGGGCAAGTACGGCCAGGGACAGCAGGGCCGGCAGCCCCAGTAAACCGATGGCGGCGTTGCCGAGGATCA
This region includes:
- a CDS encoding GNAT family N-acetyltransferase, encoding MLIKLASREDAPCLARYYADNAEHLKPWEPLREPGYHSLESWAARLAEWEQDQREGRAAYFLALDGEPKELVAVCNLTNIVRGPFQACYMGFSVAQKRQGTGRMKMLARHAIRHAFEELKLNRVMANHLPRNSRSAALLASLGFEREGLARRYLCINGRWEDHVLNALHNPANLDTDNKDEP